In Phragmites australis chromosome 16, lpPhrAust1.1, whole genome shotgun sequence, one DNA window encodes the following:
- the LOC133895977 gene encoding plant cysteine oxidase 1-like — protein MAVAFPPDIMALSKVQRLYDACDVVFSSPGEATPSLGEIEWLRQLLDGMEAADVGIDDGEKQSSSAAADDELISPKSGRLLPALAFTRITYVHIHQCDDFSIGVFCFPAGATLPLHDHPEMVVLSKLLYGSVRVRSYDWVTAPPCSGAGFRGLARVVAADEVWRAPCEASVLFPRSGGNLHAFTAVTPCAILDVLTPPYSEEQGRPSTYFNDVPIPSLPGFAILEETDLPEDFSVAGAPYLGPELTVDMDDDDGYYDYDE, from the exons ATGGCCGTAGCGTTCCCGCCGGACATCATGGCGCTGAGCAAGGTGCAGCGGCTGTACGACGCGTGCGACGTGGTGTTCTCGTCGCCGGGGGAGGCGACGCCCTCTCTCGGGGAGATCGAATGGCTGCGACAACTCCTTG ATGGCATGGAGGCAGCGGACGTCGGGATCGACGACGGGGAGAAGCAGtcgtcgtcggcggcggcggacgacgAGCTAATTAGCCCGAAGAGCGGCCGACTGCTGCCGGCGCTGGCGTTCACGCGGATCACCTACGTGCACATACACCAGTGCGACGATTTCTCG ATCGGCGTGTTCTGCTTTCCGGCGGGCGCGACGCTTCCGCTGCACGACCACCCGGAGATGGTGGTTCTGAGCAAGCTCCTGTACGGCTCGGTGCGTGTGCGGTCGTACGACTGGGTCACCGCGCCGCCGTGCTCCGGCGCAGGATTTC GTGGTTTGGCCAGGGTGGtcgccgccgacgaggtgtGGCGCGCGCCGTGCGAGGCGTCTGTGCTGTTCCCGCGGAGCGGCGGCAACCTGCACGCGTTCACCGCCGTCACGCCGTGCGCGATCCTCGACGTGCTGACCCCGCCGTACTCCGAGGAACAAGGCCGGCCGTCGACCTACTTCAACGACGTTCCCATCCCATCTCTCCCAG GGTTTGCTATCTTGGAGGAGACGGATCTGCCCGAGGATTTCAGCGTGGCAGGGGCGCCGTATCTTGGCCCTGAACTGACGGTCGATATGGATGACGATGACGGCTACTACGATTATGACGAGTAG
- the LOC133894773 gene encoding 14-3-3-like protein GF14-A, whose amino-acid sequence MASAPGGTREEMVYMAKLAEQAERYEEMVEFMEKVVTAAGGGELTVEERNLVSVAYKNVIGARRASWRIVSSIEQKEEGRGAAGHAAAARGYRGRVENELSNICAGILRLLDERLVPAAAAVDAKVFYLKMKGDYHRYLAEFKTGNERKDAADSTLSAYQTAQDIAMKELPPTHPIRLGLALNFSVFYYEILNSPDRACSLAKQAFDEAISELDTLGEESYKDSTLIMQLLRDNLTLWTSDMQDDGGDEMRDAGKPEDEQ is encoded by the exons ATGGCTTCGGCGCCGGGAGGGACGCGGGAGGAGATGGTGTACATGGCCAAGCTGGCCGAGCAGGCGGAGCGGTACGAGGAGATGGTCGAGTTCATGGAGAAGGTCGTCACCGCGGCCGGGGGAGGGGAGCTCACCGTGGAGGAGCGCAACCTGGTCTCCGTCGCGTACAAGAACGTCATCGGGGCCCGGCGCGCGTCCTGGCGCATCGTCTCCTCCATTGAGCAGAAGGAGGAAGGGCGCGGGGCCGCGGGCCACGCTGCCGCGGCGCGCGGGTACCGCGGCCGCGTCGAGAATGAGCTCTCCAACATCTGCGCGGGGATCCTGCGCCTCCTCGACGAGCGCCTcgtccctgccgccgccgccgtcgacgcCAAGGTCTTCTACCTCAAGATGAAGGGCGACTACCACCGGTACCTCGCCGAGTTCAAGACCGGCAACGAGCGCAAGGACGCCGCCGACTCCACCCTCTCCGCCTACCAGACCGCCCAG GACATAGCCATGAAGGAGTTGCCGCCGACGCACCCCATCAGGCTGGGCCTCGCGCTCAACTTCTCCGTCTTCTACTACGAGATCCTCAACTCGCCTGACCGCGCGTGCTCGCTGGCCAAACAG GCCTTTGATGAAGCCATTTCGGAATTGGATACTCTAGGGGAAGAGTCCTACAAGGATAGCACTCTGATCATGCAGCTTCTTCGCGACAACCTAACCTTGTGGACTTCTGACATGCAG GATGACGGTGGCGATGAAATGAGGGACGCAGGCAAGCCTGAGGATGAGCAGTAG